The Bifidobacterium sp. WK012_4_13 genome contains the following window.
ACCTTCGACCTGGAAAGGCACGCCAACTATTCCCTGGCTGTGAGCAATGCGCGTATCTCGATGGCATATCTTTCAGGCGGCCAAGACCTGCTGGACAGGGGAGTCAGCTACCTGACGGTATCGGCCTGCGAGCTGCGACCGAATCATGTCAGGAGTGACGGCGAAGACGGCGGGGAAGCCCCCGCTGGCGAGCTTCAGTCTCGCTCGGATCGCGAAGATCCTCGCTGGAATCCAGTCGACGTGGAGGTCGCCGAGGACCTTGGCCGATTCTATGAGGGCAATGTCAGACCCAAGGTCCATTTTGAACCATTCGAGCGTTGGATGAACGATCCCAACGGCCTGTGCCAGTTCCAGGGGCGATACCACATGTTCTACCAGCTCAATCCATACGGCTGGCAATGGGACAACATGCATTGGGGCCATGCCGCGAGCAGGGATCTGATTCACTGGGTGCATCTGCCTGTCGTGCTCTTCCCCCAGCAGGAGCTTGATGAGTCGGAGCATCTCTCCGGGGGGGCATTCTCCGGAAGCGCCGTGCCGATCGATGCTCAGGGTCGCCCCTGCGCCGGCGATGATGCCCATGCCATGCGATTCTTCCTGACAAGGCACATCGAGGAAGGGGGCGACCCCGAATCGCTGGTCGAATCGCAGACCACATGCGTAAGCTACGACGGGATAGGCGTCGAGCAGGAGCATACGGTCGTTGAGCGGCCACTCGTCGGCGGCATCGGGCATGAACTCGGAAGAGACTTTCGCGATCCGAAGGTTGAATGGCGATTCAAGGCGGAGTGTGACCAATCGAAGCCCATGACCTTGATGACTGTGGCCTCGAACCTTCCTAGGAAGGATGTGCAGGAGCAGCATTACGCATATGTCTGGGAACCGGGCTCAGATCTCAGGCGAGGATGGTTCGCGCTGGATTCCATGGATGAGGCCGGAGCGAACGCGGCAGACGACGCCCGAGTCCCCGCGCTGGCCGGATTCGTTGCGGATGACGATACGCGGCTCGACGATGCAGATGCATGGAGATACATCGGACCCATGTTCGCCGATACGGAGCATCCCGAGGCCTTCACCTATGAATGCCCCGATTTCTTCCCTCTCGATGGGCACGACGTCGCCGTTGCGGCATTGATGAAATACAGGGATGGAGGTGGAAGGTTCCAGCCGGTCGTATGGTATTCGGGTGACCTCGAGCTTCGTGGCACGGAACGCCAGCCTCGCTTCACGGCAAGGACGAGTGGCCTGTGCGATTTTGGCACGAGCTTCTATGCCGTGCAGTCATTCGGCGATGATTCAGGGCGACGCATAGCCATCGGCTGGCTTGCCGACTGGTTTGGCGTGCGCCGGGAAGGCGAGCATCGCGCAAACGGAGCCATGACGCTGCCGAGGGAACTGCACGTCCGGGATGGAAGGCTCACAAGCTATCCCGTGAGGGAAGTCTTCGACCAGTTGCTGGGAAAGGTGCTGCTGAGATCCTCGGCGCAGACCGGACAATCCTGTGGGTGCGGTGTGGCCGGACAACGCATTTCCGGCAATGCATACTATGCAAGGATCGAGCTTCCCGATGATTCGGACTTCGACATTGAGATCGCGTCCGAACCGCAACGTGGTTCCCTCCATCTCGTCAGGCAGGAGGGGATCACCCGGATAGCGACCCATGGGTCCAACACGGACTCATTGCATCTCAGCTCCGGCATCTGCGATGCAAGGACCATGGAGATATTCTATGACCGAGGCATCGCGGAGATCTTCCTCAACCACGGGGAAGCGGCAGCCGCTGTGCTCAGCGCGTGCAATGGTGAGGATGGAATGTTCCAAGCGCAGTTCGATGAGGCCATGAACGGCCAAGCGAAGGTGGAAGTCCGCGAGCTTCGTGGCATCTGGGACTGAAGAACTTCACCTGCGGCAGGCCGGCATGCCGGGACAGGCAGGTTCCGCGGGGGCGATGCCCGCGGCGTGGACCAAGTCAGCAGGTTATTGGAATGAGGTTGGCATGGATATCCTGGGTTTGGGCGGCAGCGCACTCGACACGATCAAGGTGGTCGATCATCTGCCCGTCAGAGATGGATTCTGCAGCGTGCTTTCGACGCGTCGCATGCTTGGAGGCAGCGGGACCAACGTGCTGGTCCAGGCACAGCGACTCGGAGCTCGGACTGCATCGATCTCGAAGGTCGCCGATGACGCGGACAGCGATGCGATAGTCGATTCGCTGCGACGCATCGGGGTCGATACCAGAGGGGTGATTCGGCAGCAGGGCGGTTTCGCCGCTCCGCGCTGCCTGATCTATGTGGATGGCCATGGAGAGAAGGCCCTCGTTCTCGATGGCGATGGAAGAAGGGCGCTTCCGCCGATCAGCATGGAGGAGGCGTCGTTTGACCTGATGAATGAGACTTCCGTGCTGTATCTTGACCTCAATCCCGCGGAGCTTTCGCTTGCCGCCGCCAAAATCGCGAAGGACAAGGGGAAAACCGTCGTATGCAACATGCAGGAAGACTTCGAAACGGTGCTGTCCAAGGGCATAGACCGAGAATTCCTCTATGAGCTACTCCACTACGTCGATGTCTTCGCACCATGTCAGGAAGGAGTCGGGCCCTGTGCGGGAAGCTACGAGATCGATGACGAAATCGAATTCGTGCGGAGGCACTTTTCGGGGATCATCGTCCTGACCCAGGGATCGCGTGGCGTATGCGCCGTCGATGCCTCGAATCGCAGATTCGACGTTCCCGCCTTCGACATCGATGCCAGGGACACGACCGGCGCCGGGGACTCGTTCATCGGTGCATTCATGACCGAGCACATCATAGGTGACTGTCCGATGAGACAATCCCTTGTCTTTGCATCGGCTTGCGCTGCCTTGACCTGCATGGACTATGGTGCTCTGTCCTCTCCCACGCGGGGAAGGGTGGAAGAATTCCTTGCCAGTCATGGCAACGGTATGGGAGAAGACCTTCGAACGATCGCTCATAAGGAGAATTGAAATGACATCCACTGCCCGTCTGGTGCGAAACGTGCTGCTTTCCATTGCATATGGCGATGCCATGGGAATGCCGACGGAGAATCTTACAAGGTCTCAGATTGCCGAACGATATGGTGACATCACCGAATTCAACGAGAGCCCCGATGACGTCGGGACATTCATCCGCCATCTTCCCGCCGGAACGGTCACCGACGATACCGAAAATGCGATATTCCTGTGCAACATGCTCATCGATGCCAAAGGCAGGGTCGACCCTGAGCTGTTCGTGAAATATCTGATGGACTGGCTCGACCATGATGAACGCAGCGCGGTCATGGTGGGACCGAGCACGAAGGGCGCCATCGAGGCAATCCGGCATGGCACGCCGCTGAAGGAGTCAGGCATCTGGGGAACGACGAATGGCGCCTCGATGAAGATAGCGCCGATCGGGCTCATCTCTCCCGTCGCTGACATGGAGGGGTTGATCCGCAATGTGTCGGCGATCTGCATGCCGACACACAATACCCAGGTGGCCATTCAGGGGGCATGCATCGTCGCGGCCGCTGTGAGCTATATGTTCGATAACCAGGACATCGACTGGAACGAGTACTACGGTTTCGTGCATCAGGCGGGAGCCCTGTCATCCAATCTTGGCAACCCGCTGCCCACGCCAGACATTCTCAGGCGCATAGACTATGGCCGTCACATCGCCGACAGCGCCGACGAAGATGAGTTCCGTGACCAGCTCTACGGCTTCATGGGAACGGGTCTGGAAACCATTGAGACCGTCCCGGCCGCAATAACGATCGTCTACCGCTACCGGGCGAATCTGCGTCTGTGCGTACGAACATGCGCGGGCATCGGTGGGGATACCGACACGCTCGGCGCGATCTGCGGTGGCATCTGTGGCGGATACGACTGCAATCTGACGGATGATGAGATAGATACGCTGCAAGGCGTCAATGCCATCGATTTTGGTGGCACTGCCGAAGGGATGTCGAGCATCGTCGACTCGGCAAGGGCACCGCGCGCATGATTCCACGAATTGCTCATGGTTTCACGAATTGCTCATGGTTTCACGAGTTGCGCATAGTTCCAAGAATTACGCATGGTTCCACAGGCAAGCAAGCGTTTGGCGAATTATGATTGTCCTTGGCTGGCTTACGTGTAACGTTTGACATGGATGTGGAATCGACTACTTGGCAATTTCACATGCAGCGGCCATGAGGGTGATGGCCGGATTGGCATTCGGAGAGGAAAAGCATGGCAAGTGTCACAATGAAGGAAATCGCCAAGCAGACTGGCGTATCCATCTCTTCGGTCTCACTTGTGCTCAATAACCGGGATATGGGAAGGATAAAGCCGGAAATCGCAGGCAGAATCCGGGCGGCGGCCAAGGAGATGGGGTATCAGCCAAATCGCATAGCAAGCAGCATGAGAACCAACAAGACCCGCATCCTCGGCTTCATCAGCGATGAGATCGCCACCACGCCATTTGCCGGACGCCTGATTCTCGGAGCTCAGGACGCGGCGAGAATGTTCGGCTATACCCTGCTTACCGTGAACACCAACGGCGACAAGGAGCTGGAACTCAAGGAGATCGAAACCCTGCAGCAATACGGCGTCGACGGTTTTCTCTATGCACGCATGTTCAATCAGCCCACTTCCGTTCCGGAGGTGCTTCGCAAGGATCCACTCGTGCTGGTCGATGCGACGGATGAACTCGCCAATCTGCCATCGGTGGTTCCCGACGAGATTCGCATCGGCAAGGACGTGACGGAGCGCCTGATCCAGGCGGGATGCAAACGCATCGCCTATATCGGCCTCAATGATTCGATCGCTGCCCAGACCGGACGTTTCAAGGGCTATCGCGATACCTTGGCGAAGCATCATATCGCCTATGACGAGCGTCTGGTCATCAATCCTGCGATCGGAGCCGAGGCATTTGCCGCAACCGAAACGCTGATGAAGACCCATCATCCCGACGGATTCTTCTGCTTCAACGATGCCCGTGCCTGGAGCGTGTATCAGTCTGCCGCCTGGCATGGTCTCGAAGTGGGAAAGGACATATCCGTCATCGGCGTGGACAACCATCAGGTTCTGGCAGAGACGCTGTCGCCGCATCTGACGACCGTCGAACTGCCACATTATGAGATGGGCTGCTGGGGCACCCGCAAGCTGATCTCGCTCCTCGAGGACTTCGACGTTGACGAGGTCGCACCTCCGCAGACCAATGCGGAGCTTCCCAGGCTCGACGCACTGCGAGCCAAGGTCGAATGCACGTTGATCGAGAAGGAATCGGTAGTCGGGAATGTGGGTGCCTGAGACAGGCCGCGGCCATCTTGGATAATTTCGCCACCGTGAATTTCAACCTTATGAATTTCACCACTGTGAATTTCACCCCTGTGAATTTCACCCCTATGGGTACTCTGTAACAGGTCATCGTCACAGCCATCCGATTTCTGGAAGGCGCGGACGGTGCGGGCAATGCAATGATTCATATTCAATGACTCATGCTGAATGACCAATGCTATTGGGGAAGACTACTGCCGGTGAAATCTGATAAGACGCTGATCTCAGCATCGCAAATGTCCATAATGACCATCATAACCATCGCAGGGCTTCGCGGGCTTCCCGCGATGGCGGTGCTTGGATGGCAGTCGATCATCCTGTACCTGATTCCTGCCGTGATGTTCTTCATACCCACCGCCCTGATCTCCGCCGAACTTGGCAGCACATATCAGGGCGGCGTGTACCAGTGGGTGAAGGAGGGGCTGGGGGAGCGTTGGGGTTTCACCGCCATCTGGATGCAGTGGATTCATAACGTGGTGTGGTATCCAGCACAGCTGGCATTCGTCGCAGGTGCGCTGTCTTCCATCTTCGGTCTGGGCGGTCTTTCCGATTCAGGCGCGTATGTCACGACGGTCATCATCGTGGTGTTTTGGTGGGCGATATGGCTCACGCTCAAGGGTGGCAATCTCTTCGCCCGGGTCGCCTCGGTCGCCGGACTGGTCGGAACGATCATTCCCGCAGGGCTGCTTGTGATCCTGGGGGCTGCATGGCTTCTGAGCGGCCAGCATGTGTCGTCGACGCTGACGGCCAGCTCCGCACTGCCCAACTTCACGAATGTCGCAGCAATCGCGCTCGTGGTGCAGAATGTATTGGCCTTTGGCGGGATGGAGGTCAACGCCGTCCATGCCCAGCAGATGGAGCATCCGAAAAGGTACACCAGGGTCATAGGAGTCGCCTTCGTCGGAGCGCTCGCGATTTTCATCATCCCGACATTGGTCCTTGCGATGGTGCTGCCCAAGGATGTCAATCTTTCCGACGGAACGGTCATCGCGTTCCAGACCATGTTCTCCACGTTCCATATGGGTTTCATGGGCAACGTGATGGGACTGGCCATAGTCTTCGGCGCCATCGCGTCCATCGTCAGTTGGATTTCCGGGCCGTCCCGTGGACTTTACGATGCCGCCGAAGATGGATGCCTGCCAAGCTATTTCAAGACGACGAACCGAAATGGCGCACAATCCGGCATTCTGATCATCATGGGCATAATCGTGACGCTGCTGGCGTTCCTGTACGTCATATTTCCCTCGAGCGTGTCCATGGTGTTCTCCCTGCTGATCGGCATGGCCGTCGCGCTTTACGTGATGATGTACATGCTGATGTTTGCGGCGAGCATCAACCTTCGAAGACTGCATAAGACCGGCAACGACGGATACAGGGCTCCTGCACTGTATGCCATGGCTGTCATGGGCATCGTCGCATGCATATGCGCCTTTGTGATGACTTTCATCCCAGCTGCCGGGCAATCGGGCATTCCGCAGGGAAGCTATCCCGTGATAGCGGCTGTTGTGGTGCTGTCGCTGACGATGCCCTGCATTGCGCTGTATCGTTCACCCAGGAGGCGGGCGAAAGAGAAGAGGATGCATGCGTGATCGCCAGACCGGAATGACGCAGCATGACGGCGTATGACATCGTATGACGGCGGTTCAGTGCCAGCCATTGCAGACTGCGATCCACATGCGAGGAAGCTTGTCGTGAAGCGTCTGCTGCATGGGACGAGTCGAACGTGGCATATGGACCGCCATGCTCGACTCTCCGCCTCGCCGGTATGCATGGCGAGGCGCCGCTTGGTCCTGCGCTAGTCGACCTTCGGGGCCAGGGAACGGCCTGATGAGAACCTATCCAAGGCACCGGTCTTGGATATTGCCACGAAGAGATACCAGCTCATGACCCCAGCGATGAGGACTCCACCTATCATCTCGCAGATCATATGGGTGATCCCGTAGGCGCTGAACAAGGAGACGCCCTGATATTGGAAATACAGGAGATAGAAGCCATACTCTATTGCGGTGAACAGGCCCGACAGCATGCTGACGCTGAGAGTCCAACGCCTGTAGAGGAACATGGCGAAGGCCAGTTCAGAGAACAATGCCTGGAATATTGCGGACACGAAGACGAAGCTGACGGAGAACATATTCCCAAGAAGCATCTCGACAGCGCTGCCTACCAGATTCACGAAAACCGCGGAACCTGGCTTGCGAATGATCAGAAGCGCCAGCGGTCCGGAGAAATACCAGACTGCGTGGAAGAGGCTGCCGGTTCCGGGAAGTATGGCGCGGAGCAGTGGGAACAGCCATGCGGAGACATAGTTGAATCCCCAGAAGATGAGGCCGGATGCTACGCCGATCGCTGCCGCGACTGCTATGTCAACGGGTCTCCAGGCATAATGATTGCGTATGTTTCTTGTGATGTTTGTCATGAGGATCGTCTCCAATGTTGCTGTGCGCACTGCTATGGAGGCTGCAAGATATGCGGCCACGGCATTCCTTGACCTGCGCATTCGGGCGGGAACACCGAGGAACACTCTACCGCGTGTCTGCAACGGCGCGTGCTCGCCTCAGGCGAATATGGGACGAATTGGAACGAATGTGAAACGAATCGGAACGAGCTTTCAAGTTTTTGGCACTTGGCGAAGTATCCCGCGCTATTTTTGGCTTGATGGAGCCGAGACATGCACCAATCCAAGCCGATTCATGACTTCGATACTTCACCAAGTGCCAAAAACTTGATATATGCCATCGTGGAGTGACTGTAGGATTGGTGATGGCATGTAACGAGCCCCTGAAATCATTGGAAAAGCTGAAGAATGATGATATTTTGTATTTCGGCTTCGCGGGGCGGGAGTTGGATGCGATACCTTGCAGGCTGCACGGTTCGCATCACACTGACAGGAACAGACAAGAAAGACGGAAAAGATAGCACATGGCAGAGTTCATCTACCAAATGATCAAGGCAAGAAAAGCTTTCGGAGAGCGCGTCATCCTCGATGATGTGACGCTCAGCTTCATACCGGGAGCGAAGATCGGCGTTGTCGGGCCGAACGGCATGGGAAAGTCCACCTTGCTGAAGATCATGGCAGGTCTGGATACGGTATCGAACGGGGAAGCGCAGCTTACGCCAGGGTATACCGTCGGCATATTGCAGCAGGAGCCGCCGCTCGACGAGGATAAGACCGTCGGCGAGAACATCGAGATGGCATTCGGCGGGATCAAGGCGAAGATTCGCAGATTCAACGAGATTGGCGAGGAAATGGCCAAGCCCGATGCGGATTTCGACGCGCTGATGGCAGAGATGGGCAAGCTTCAGGAAGAGATTGACGCCGCTGACGCATGGGATCTCGACAGTCAGCTCGACCAGGCGATGGATGCCTTGCAGTGCCCGGATTCAGACACGCCGGTCACCGTGCTTTCAGGTGGGGAGCGCAGACGCGTCGCACTGTGCAAGCTGCTGCTCGAAGCGCCCGATCTGCTGCTGCTCGACGAGCCGACCAACCATCTTGATGCCGAATCGATTCTGTGGCTGGAGAACTTCCTGCACTCATACAAGGGTGCGGTTCTTGCCGTGACCCACGACAGGTATTTCCTCAACAACGTCGCAGAGTGGATCTGCGAGGTCGATCGCGGCCACCTCTATCCATACAAGGGCAACTATTCGACGTACCTCGAAACCAAGGCCAAGCGTCTTGAGGTTCAGGGCGCGAAGGATGCCAAGCTGTCCCGCCGTCTGAACTCGGAGCTCGACTGGGTGCGCAGCTCGCCGAAGGCCCGTCAGGCGAAGAACAAGGCGCGTCTGGAACGCTATGAGCAGATGGAGAACGAGGCCCGCAACAACAAGAAGCTCGACTTCTCCGAGATTCAGATTCCGCCGGGGCCACGCCTGGGTTCGAAGGTTCTCGAGGCAGAGCATATCCATAAGTCATTCGGCGACCGCGTGCTGATCGACGACCTGAGCTTCACCTTGCCCCGAAACGGCATCGTCGGCGTGATCGGCCCCAACGGCGTCGGCAAGTCGACGCTGTTCAAGACGATCGTCGGTCTCGAATCCGTCACCAGCGGCAGCCTGGACATCGGCGACACGGTCAAGATCTCCTACGTGGATCAGAACCGCGAAGGCATCGACCCGGACAAGAACCTGTGGCAGGTCGTCTCGGACGGACTGGACTTCATGATGGTAGGAGGGGTCGAAGTTCCCACGCGAGCCTATGTCGCTAGCTTCGGCTTCAAGGGACCTGACCAGCAGAAGCCAGCGGGAGTGCTCTCCGGTGGTGAGCGCAACCGTCTGAACCTTGCGCTGACGCTCAAGCAGGGCGGCAATCTGCTGCTGCTCGACGAGCCCACGAACGATTTGGATGTGGAGACCTTGGAAAGCCTTGAAAACGCATTGCTCGCGTTCCCTGGCTGTGCCGTCGTCATATCCCACGATCGGTGGTTCCTTGACCGCATCTCCACGCATATCCTCGCGTGGGAGGGCAACGACGAGGATCCGGGCAACTGGTATTGGTTCGAGGGGAACTTCCAGGCCTATCAGGAGAACAAGGTCGCGCGGCTGGGCGAAGAGGCCTCGAAGCCTCACCGTCTGCACCGCAAGCTCACGCGCTGAGCGCCTCCCCCCGATGCGGGGCGAGGATGACGCAGATGCCTTGATGCGAGGTGACAGGGTGGCGAGGCACTTCCCAGGAGCGGTGTAGGAACGATGAACCGCAGCCTGGGACAGACCTCGTCACGAACTGTTCACGTTCTGAACCTGTTCGTTACATAAGGCATGCTGTTATTTACCTGGAATGTATAGACTGCAACAGATATAAGGCGGAAATGTCAAGCATCGTGTCATATCGTTGCAGGTAGAGTGTGCCGAGAACGTAAAGGGGAAGAGGATGCCATCAACTAAATCCGGAACGCCGCTAGATGATTTGGTGAGAGTGCTCAGCTTGGGGGAGCCTTCGGAATATAGAAGCCACACATACATCAATGGCGAGAGTATGTATTTCCCAACCGGGCGGGTCTATGGCGGTCAGGTCATCGCGCAGGCGGTGGTTGCGGCATCGAAGACGGTTCCCCATGGTCGGCTGCCTCACTCCATACATGGATACTTCGTTTCCGCCGGTGACATTCGGCAGGACATCCTGTTCGATGTCGAAAATCTGCGGGATGGAAAGTCATTCTCATCCCGGCGCGTGAACGCCACGCAATCGCAGGGGTCGATTCTCACTTCGATCTCGAGCTTCCAGGAGCCGAACCAGCAGGGCGTCGAGTTCGCTGATGCGATGCCCGACGACGTTCCCGATCCCGAGTCTCTGACGAGCGCGAAGGACCTGATGACCCCATTCGCGGAAAAGTCACCCTTCGCCAATTTCTATGCGACCAAATCGCCGTTCGACATTCGTCATGTCGGCGAGACCCTGCTCATGGGCGCTGACAGGAAGGCAGTCGACGCTGACTCCGGCAGACAGATGGTGTGGATGAAGGCGGATGGCAAGGCCGAGATCTCGCAGGTCCTGCATCGAGCGATGCTCGCGCTGGGATGCGATCAGATCATGATGGAGCCAGTCCTGCGCAGGGCGGGCCTGAGTCTGGTGACTCCGGGAATCTCGTATGCCTCGATCGATCATTCGATGTGGTGGTATCGGGATGTGGACATCAACTCGTGGCATCTCTACGTTCAGGACACGCCAACGGCCGCTCACGGCCGAGGCCTGAGCTATGCGAAGGTCTATTCCCAGGATGGTACGCTGGTTGGCGCAATCGCCCAGGAGGCGATGATTCGCGTCCCCGAGCAGTCCATGTGACAGAGCCGTTCATGTGATAGAGCGGTTCATGTGATAGAGCCGTTCATGTGACAGAGCCGTTCATGTGGCAGACCAGGCAGCGACGCTGAGGGCAGCCCCCGATTGAAAGGCTTATGCGTCGGCAACGTCTGTTTGAAGCAATTCGCTGTGGGTGAGCATGCGGTTGGGGTTATGGCGTATAATCTCAACAGTTCCGGTTCACGTCTGCCATAGGGGCATGGCGACCCGGTGCCTTGAACTCTAGGAGTCAATATGAAGCAGGGAATTCATCCCGAATATCATGCGGTGGAAGTCACATGCTCATGTGGCAATCACTTCATCACGCGTTCCACTGAGAAAAGCGATCACATGACCGTTGACGTGTGCGCGAAATGCCATCCGTTCTATACCGGCAAGCAGAAGATTCTCGACACCGGTGGTCGTGTCGCTCGTTTCGAAGCTCGTTACGGCAAGAGGAACAAGTAGCGTTACTGATGCCAATCCTTGGCTGGGATCGTTTGCGATGCCCGGATGGGGGTTGGCTTTTTCATTGGCTTCATCAAGCTTTCCGGGGCAGATTCTTTATCGGGCCGCCTGGATGCTGAGCGGTGGGACCAAGCCAAGAAGTGCAGAGAACGCAAGAAGTGCAGAGAACGATAGTGGAGAGGGATTCAATGGCATCCGACGAGCAATTCCCGGCAGCTCTGACGGCACTCGAGGAATATCGAGACATCGAAAGGCAGATGAGCCAGCCCGAGGTTGCCTCGAATCCGGATGCGATGCGCAAGCTTGGCAGACGGCATTCTGAACTTGGGCTGATAGTGAGTGCATACAGGAAGTATGCAAGCCTTCGTGACGACTATGCTGCCGCGAGGGAGATGGCTGACGAGGATCCGGACTTTCTGGACGAGGCCAAGGGCCTTGAGGCGCAGCTGCCGAAGGCCGAAGAGAAGCTTCGCAATGCCTTGATTCCCCGTGATCCCGATGACTCCCGTGATGTGATCATGGAGATCAAGGCGGGAACCGGTGGCGAGGAGGCCGCCCTGTTTGCGGGCGATCTGCTTCGCATGTATACGCGATACGCCGAGAAGCGCGGTTGGAAGACCGAATTGATGAGCGAGAATTCCACCGAGCTTGGCGGCGTGAAGGATGTGTCGATAGCCCTGCGTTCGAAATCGATTCAATCTCCTTTGGACGGCGTATGGGCAAGCATGAAGTATGAGGGTGGCGTTCATCGGGTTCAGCGCATACCAGTGACGGAATCCCAAGGGCGCATCCAGACATCTGCCGCAGGTGTGATCGTTTTCCCAGAGGCGGATGATGACGACGACGAGATAGACATCGACCCCAAGGACCTGAAGATCGACATCTTCATGAGCTCAGG
Protein-coding sequences here:
- a CDS encoding acyl-CoA thioesterase → MPSTKSGTPLDDLVRVLSLGEPSEYRSHTYINGESMYFPTGRVYGGQVIAQAVVAASKTVPHGRLPHSIHGYFVSAGDIRQDILFDVENLRDGKSFSSRRVNATQSQGSILTSISSFQEPNQQGVEFADAMPDDVPDPESLTSAKDLMTPFAEKSPFANFYATKSPFDIRHVGETLLMGADRKAVDADSGRQMVWMKADGKAEISQVLHRAMLALGCDQIMMEPVLRRAGLSLVTPGISYASIDHSMWWYRDVDINSWHLYVQDTPTAAHGRGLSYAKVYSQDGTLVGAIAQEAMIRVPEQSM
- the rpmE gene encoding 50S ribosomal protein L31, whose product is MKQGIHPEYHAVEVTCSCGNHFITRSTEKSDHMTVDVCAKCHPFYTGKQKILDTGGRVARFEARYGKRNK
- the prfA gene encoding peptide chain release factor 1 — encoded protein: MASDEQFPAALTALEEYRDIERQMSQPEVASNPDAMRKLGRRHSELGLIVSAYRKYASLRDDYAAAREMADEDPDFLDEAKGLEAQLPKAEEKLRNALIPRDPDDSRDVIMEIKAGTGGEEAALFAGDLLRMYTRYAEKRGWKTELMSENSTELGGVKDVSIALRSKSIQSPLDGVWASMKYEGGVHRVQRIPVTESQGRIQTSAAGVIVFPEADDDDDEIDIDPKDLKIDIFMSSGPGGQSVNTTYSAVRMTHIPTGIVVSMQDEKSQIQNRQAALRVLKSRLLSMKHEQEAEEAADMRHSQVRSMDRSERIRTYNFPENRIVDHRTNYKAYNLDQVLDGDLQAVIDSDMQTDEAKRLAGQQQ